From the genome of Streptomyces sp. NBC_01260, one region includes:
- a CDS encoding ABC transporter ATP-binding protein/permease: MPSLLGAATEFRSVELGASPRSVTPGRQRWDVKLVLGRPRTAEILAAALRHIPGITEAQANPVTGGVLVRHDARLRATDIGRIIRRVVTRVAEEPAAAGRPAPVRPAPTAAPRADRGLVVRPVLAVGGGVAAGVALVKGSALSRQLVAASGVAVATAVVLRKAWRGTADTSRNGTGLGAERHPLLEIVGPHRRRLYRAAALSVACQATEIALGTFLGWTGLVLIKGEAAPLVSLGLTTASAQLWGLAGLVAVACAAVAGLSYASNLQWRRLGQDIEHEWRSRTYRHVQHLELGHLEGERTSRVAGALTNDVGQLGAFFAGPANDVLQLGTSLAVLVPAFLLLAPQIAWIAFLPVPVIAWLSLHHQKEAAADYAVTGECRSRLGSQVINSLEAGATVKSFCTEDYEAERIDELSESVQERSRQTDRSTIRHAETVRSCTTASMAATLLIGGRSVLNGTLRFEVFSPLIGLPQMLLMRMSRLGGITDQYQRTLASYNRVQRLRALPVEADGGDGTLDLAEVRGEVVLDGVTFAYPGRPTALKDLSLTIPAGQVTALVGATGSGKTTIARLLMRFQDAQSGRVLIDGQDIRDLRRHSLRHAIGFVAQDPFLFDGSIADNIRYGSFGASDEAVLRAAAMAEAHTFIAALPDGYDTLIGERGAALSGGQRQRIALARAILKDSPVVILDEATSAVDNETEAAIQRTLRGFAADRTMVVIAHRLSTVRHADRIYVMDKGGIVAEQGTHNELLAQHGLYASLWQLQAGELAA, from the coding sequence ATGCCATCGCTACTGGGTGCCGCCACCGAATTCCGCTCCGTGGAATTGGGTGCGAGCCCGCGCTCGGTCACACCGGGCCGTCAGCGCTGGGACGTCAAGCTGGTCCTCGGACGCCCCCGGACGGCCGAGATCCTCGCCGCTGCGCTGCGCCACATCCCCGGGATCACCGAGGCCCAGGCCAACCCCGTCACCGGCGGGGTGCTCGTCCGGCATGATGCGCGGCTGCGCGCCACGGACATCGGCCGGATCATCCGCAGGGTCGTCACCCGGGTCGCGGAGGAACCGGCCGCAGCGGGGCGTCCGGCACCGGTCCGCCCCGCCCCCACAGCGGCGCCTCGGGCGGACCGCGGCCTGGTCGTACGCCCGGTGCTCGCCGTCGGCGGCGGGGTCGCGGCCGGAGTCGCGCTGGTCAAGGGCTCGGCACTGAGCAGGCAACTGGTCGCCGCGAGCGGGGTTGCCGTGGCCACCGCGGTCGTCCTGCGGAAGGCGTGGCGCGGAACGGCCGACACATCCCGGAACGGGACCGGGCTGGGTGCCGAACGTCACCCCTTGCTGGAGATCGTCGGTCCGCACCGGCGCCGCCTCTACCGGGCTGCCGCCCTGTCCGTCGCCTGCCAGGCCACTGAGATCGCGCTCGGCACCTTCCTCGGATGGACCGGACTGGTCCTCATCAAGGGCGAGGCAGCTCCGCTGGTGAGCCTCGGCCTGACCACGGCATCCGCTCAACTCTGGGGCTTGGCAGGACTGGTGGCCGTCGCCTGTGCTGCGGTGGCGGGCCTCTCGTACGCCTCGAACCTCCAGTGGCGCCGACTCGGCCAGGACATCGAGCACGAGTGGCGGAGCCGCACGTACCGACACGTACAGCACCTCGAACTGGGGCACTTGGAGGGGGAGCGGACGAGCAGGGTCGCCGGCGCGCTCACCAACGACGTCGGCCAGCTGGGCGCCTTCTTCGCCGGCCCGGCGAACGACGTGCTGCAACTCGGCACCAGCCTGGCCGTCCTGGTACCGGCGTTCCTCCTGCTGGCACCGCAGATCGCCTGGATCGCGTTCCTGCCGGTCCCGGTCATCGCCTGGCTGTCGCTGCACCACCAGAAGGAGGCCGCGGCAGACTACGCCGTCACCGGCGAGTGTCGGTCCAGGCTGGGCAGCCAGGTGATCAACTCGCTCGAAGCCGGTGCGACCGTCAAGAGCTTCTGCACCGAGGACTACGAGGCAGAACGCATCGACGAGCTGAGCGAGTCGGTCCAGGAGCGCAGCCGGCAGACCGACCGGAGCACGATCCGCCACGCCGAGACCGTCCGGTCCTGCACCACCGCATCGATGGCGGCAACCCTGCTGATCGGCGGACGTTCGGTACTCAACGGCACCCTGCGCTTCGAGGTGTTCAGCCCGCTGATCGGGCTCCCCCAGATGCTGCTGATGCGGATGAGCCGGCTCGGCGGCATCACCGACCAGTACCAGCGCACCCTCGCCTCATACAACCGGGTCCAGCGGCTGCGCGCCCTGCCCGTCGAGGCCGACGGCGGCGACGGGACGCTCGACCTCGCCGAGGTGCGGGGCGAGGTCGTCCTCGACGGGGTCACCTTCGCCTACCCCGGCCGGCCGACGGCATTGAAGGACCTCTCGCTCACCATCCCGGCCGGGCAGGTGACCGCACTGGTGGGCGCCACCGGCTCCGGCAAGACGACGATCGCCAGACTGTTGATGCGATTCCAGGACGCCCAGTCCGGAAGGGTACTGATCGACGGACAGGACATTCGGGACCTGCGGCGGCACAGCCTGCGCCACGCCATCGGCTTCGTCGCCCAGGACCCGTTCCTCTTCGACGGCAGCATCGCCGACAACATCCGCTACGGCAGCTTCGGAGCCTCGGACGAGGCAGTGCTCCGGGCCGCCGCCATGGCCGAGGCCCACACCTTCATCGCGGCACTGCCGGACGGCTACGACACCTTGATCGGTGAACGCGGTGCCGCGCTCTCCGGCGGACAGCGGCAGCGGATCGCTCTGGCCCGCGCGATCCTCAAGGACTCGCCGGTCGTGATCCTCGACGAGGCCACCTCCGCCGTGGACAACGAGACCGAGGCCGCCATCCAGCGCACACTGCGCGGCTTCGCCGCCGACCGCACGATGGTCGTCATCGCCCACCGCCTCTCCACGGTCCGCCACGCCGACCGCATCTACGTCATGGACAAGGGCGGCATCGTCGCCGAACAGGGCACCCACAACGAACTCCTCGCCCAGCACGGGCTCTACGCATCTCTCTGGCAGCTGCAGGCCGGCGAACTCGCCGCCTGA